A single Cucumis melo cultivar AY chromosome 4, USDA_Cmelo_AY_1.0, whole genome shotgun sequence DNA region contains:
- the LOC103503059 gene encoding germin-like protein subfamily 3 member 4, translating to MKNPSLASSLIFLLLFVLFSCLGISLADSNNVFDTCPTATDRIEFINGYHCKSPTLVTTSDFNSAKLTEPVNTDDRINLVVKIVTAADFHGLNTLGLSVSRTDLVIDAIVSPHSHPRATEMFFLNQGIVLAGFIDTRNQLFQTILKAGDVIVFPKGLLHFCLNSGYEPTISFSVYNSQNPGVVNINGAVFDPADSSHFIEKFLKRLTVPSSQSNFKLNPNVTLSRYTSL from the exons ATGAAGAACCCATCATTAGCTTCTTCCTTAATTTTCCTTCTGCTGTTTGTGTTGTTTTCTTGTCTTGGAATCTCATTAGCAGATTCTAATAATGTCTTTGACACTTGTCCAACTGCCACAGACAGAATTGAGTTCATCAATGGCTACCATTGCAAAAGCCCCACCCTTGTTACAACTTCGGACTTCAACTCAGCAAAGTTAACAGAACCAGTCAATACCGATGATCGGATCAACTTGGTGGTGAAGATTGTCACTGCTGCAGATTTCCATGGTCTGAATACATTGGGGCTTTCTGTTTCTAGAACTGATTTGGTTATAGATGCTATCGTTTCTCCTCACTCGCACCCGAGAGCCACCGAGATGTTCTTTCTGAACCAAG GTATTGTTCTAGCTGGATTCATTGACACAAGGAACCAACTGTTTCAAACTATTCTAAAAGCAGGCGATGTGATTGTATTTCCAAAAGGGTTGTTGCACTTCTGTCTGAATTCTGGTTACGAGCCTACCATAAGTTTCTCTGTGTATAACAGTCAGAATCCAGGAGTCGTGAACATCAACGGCGCTGTGTTTGATCCTGCTGATTCGAGTCATTTCATAGAGAAGTTCCTTAAGAGACTAACAGTTCCTTCTTCACAGTCAAATTTCAAACTCAACCCAAATGTAACTCTTTCCAGATACACAAGTTTGTAA
- the LOC103503058 gene encoding beta-hexosaminidase 2 gives MALQRKTNNFTNFLVFFFFISPISSLQFSINVWPKPRAFNWPHPQAALLSPNFTIISPNHHYLSSAVDRHLRRILTEKHRPLLDPSVNISSSASPLQKLIVEVADLSAPLQHGVNESYTLDISVSGSASLVAETAWGAMRGLETFSQLVWGDPLRVPVGLSLWDAPLFQHRGLVLDTSRNYYGVEHILRTIEAMSMNKLNVFHWHITDSHSFPLVVPSEPELAAKGAYGDDMQYSPEDVRRIVKFGMEHGVRVLPEIDSPGHTGSWALAYPEIVACANMFWLPAGYKWEDRLASEPGTGHLNPLNPTTYKVLKNVIRDVISLFPESFYHGGADEIIPGCWKADPLIKSFLSNDGTLSQVLEIFVNTTFPYIRSHNRTVVYWEDVLLDDIVKVRPEFLPQEHTILQTWNNGVNNTKRIVSSGYRVIVSSSEYYYLDCGHGDFIGNNSQYDEQANGEYKNGGSWCGPFKTWETVYNYDITYGLSKEEAKLVLGGEVALWSEQADPTVLDARLWPRTSAMAEALWSGNRDETGKKRYAEATDRLNEWRYRMVNRGIGAEPIQPLWCVRNPGMCDTVQVI, from the exons ATGGCTCTTCAAAGGAAGACTAATAACTTTACCAACTTCTtagtcttcttctttttcatttctcCAATTTCGTCTCTTCAATTCTCCATCAATGTCTGGCCAAAACCAAGAGCCTTCAATTGGCCTCATCCTCAAGCCGCTCTTCTTTCCCCCAATTTCACCATCATTTCCCCTAACCACCACTACCTCTCCTCCGCCGTCGACCGCCACCTCCGCCGCATCCTCACCGAGAAACACCGCCCCCTCCTTGACCCATCTGTCAATATCTCCTCCTCTGCTTCCCCCTTGCAGAAACTCATCGTTGAAGTTGCTGATCTCTCTGCCCCACTTCAACATGGCGTCAATGAATCCTACACTCTCGACATCTCTGTCTCCGGCTCCGCCAGTTTGGTGGCGGAAACGGCGTGGGGCGCTATGAGAGGTCTCGAGACGTTCTCTCAGCTTGTTTGGGGCGACCCATTGCGGGTTCCGGTGGGGCTTTCACTCTGGGATGCTCCATTGTTTCAGCATAGGGGATTGGTGCTCGATACGTCGAGGAATTACTATGGAGTGGAGCATATTTTGCGGACAATTGAAGCAATGAGTATGAATAAGCTAAATGTTTTTCATTGGCATATAACGGATTCTCATTCTTTCCCTCTTGTGGTGCCATCCGAGCCGGAGCTTGCCGCCAAGGGAGCTTATGGGGATGATATGCAATATTCCCCTGAAGACGTTCGACGAATTGTTAAGTTTGGAATGGAGCATGGTGTTAGAGTCTTGCCCGAAATTGACTCTCCTG GACATACTGGATCATGGGCTCTCGCTTACCCTGAAATAGTGGCATGTGCAAATATGTTCTGGTTGCCTGCAGGCTACAAATGGGAAGACCGGTTGGCTTCGGAACCTGGCACTGGCCATTTGAACCCCTTGAACCCCACGACCTACAAAGTCCTTAAAAATGTCATTCGAGATGTTATTAGTCTCTTCCCCGAATCCTTTTACCACGGGGGAGCAGATGAGATTATCCCAGGATGTTGGAAGGCTGATCCTTTGATCAAATCTTTCTTGTCAAATGATGGTACTCTTAGTCAGGTTCTTGAGATCTTTGTCAACACTACCTTTCCTTACATTCGATCCCATAACCGTACGGTTGTCTATTGGGAAGACGTATTGCTCGATGATATTGTGAAGGTGCGACCAGAGTTTCTCCCCCAAGAGCATACCATCTTGCAGACTTGGAACAATGGCGTTAACAATACCAAAAGAATTGTTTCTTCTGGATATCGAGTGATTGTGTCATCTTCTGAATATTATTATTTGGACTGTGGCCATGGTGACTTTATTGGAAACAATAGTCAGTATGATGAACAAGCAAATGGTGAATATAAAAATGGAGGGTCCTGGTGTGGACCGTTCAAAACATGGGAAACTGTATATAACTATGACATTACTTATGGATTGAGCAAAGAGGAAGCTAAGTTGGTGTTGGGTGGGGAGGTGGCATTGTGGTCTGAGCAAGCAGACCCAACTGTTTTGGATGCACGGCTATGGCCTCGAACTTCAGCAATGGCTGAGGCTCTCTGGTCTGGGAATCGAGATGAAACCGGCAAGAAGAGATATGCAGAGGCAACGGATCGTTTGAATGAATGGAGGTACAGAATGGTGAATAGAGGCATTGGAGCCGAACCGATTCAGCCACTCTGGTGCGTTCGAAACCCCGGCATGTGTGATACAGTTCAAGTGATCTAA